In a single window of the Leopardus geoffroyi isolate Oge1 chromosome D2, O.geoffroyi_Oge1_pat1.0, whole genome shotgun sequence genome:
- the DDX21 gene encoding nucleolar RNA helicase 2 — MPGKLLSDVDLDSDTAMEKLETPRKQNAKKGKKEKPKSNKTEEATEVKEETISPKAKKIKKKAESSEIDMNSPKSKKAKKKEEPSQDDIISPKTKSVKKPKESFEKKVVSPKTKKVMKSEEPSEEEIGAPKPKKMKKEKEMNGDIGEKSPKLKNGFPHSGPVSNCSEESNSELEQEIPVEQKEGAFSNFPISEETIKLLKGRGVTFLFPIQAKTFHHVYSGKDLIAQARTGTGKTFSFAIPLIEKLQGELQDRKRGRAPRVLVLAPTRELANQVSRDFSDITRKLAVACFYGGTPYGGQIERMRNGIDILVGTPGRIKDHLQNGKLDLTKLKHVVLDEVDQMLDMGFADQVEEILSVAYKKDSEDNPQTLLFSATCPHWVYNVAKKYMRSTYEQVDLIGKKTQKTAITVEHLAIKCHWTQRAAVIGDVIRVYSGFHGRTIIFCETKKEAQELSQNVSIKQDAQSLHGDIPQKQREITLKGFRNGDFGVLVATNVAARGLDIPEVDLVVQSSPPKDVESYIHRSGRTGRAGRTGICICFYQHKEEYQLAQVEQKAGIKFKRIGVPSATEIIKASSKDAIRLLDSVPPTAIGHFKQSAEKLIEEKGAVEALAAALAHISGATSVDQRSLINSDAGFVTMILRCSIEMPNISYAWKELKEQLGEEIDSKVKGMVFLKGKQGVCFDVPTAAVTEIQEKWHDSRRWQLSVATEQPELEGPREGYRGFRRQREGSRGFRGQREGNRSFRGQREGNRSFRGQRSGGGNKSNRFQNKGQKRSFSKAFGQ; from the exons ATGCCGGGGAAACTCCTTAGTGACGTGGATTTGGACTCAGACACGGCCATGGAAAAACTGGAGACACCGCGAAAGCAGAATGCGAAG aagGGTAAAAAAGAGAAGCCAAAGTCTAATAAGACTGAAGAGGCAACAGAAGTAAAGGAAGAAACTATTTCCCCCAaagccaaaaaaattaaaaagaaagccgAGTCTTCTGAGATTGACATGAATTCTCCTAAatccaaaaaggcaaaaaagaaagaggagccATCTCAGGATGACATTATTTCTCCTAAAACCAAAAGTGTGAAGAAACCAAAGGAGTCCTTTGAAAAGAAAGTTGTTTCTCCTAAAAccaaaaaagtaatgaaaagtgAGGAGCCTTCTGAAGAAGAAATAGGTGCTCCTAAGCCgaagaagatgaaaaaagaaaaggaaatgaatggagACATTGGAGAGAAAAGCCCCAAACTGAAGAATGGATTCCCTCATTCTGGACCTGTCTCTAACTGCAGTGAAGAAAGTAACAGTGAATTAGAGCAG GAAATACCTGTGGAACAAAAAGAAGGAGCTTTCTCTAATTTTCCCATATCTGAAGAGACCATTAAACTTCTCAAAG GCCGCGGGGTGACCTTTCTGTTTCCGATACAAGCAAAGACATTTCACCATGTCTATAGTGGAAAGGACTTAATTGCACAGGCACGGACAGGAACCGGGAAGACCTTCTCCTTTGCCATCCCTTTGATTGAGAAACTTCAGGGAGAACTACAAGACCGGAAAAGAGGCCGTGCCCCTCGG gtACTGGTTCTTGCACCCACAAGGGAGTTGGCCAATCAAGTAAGCAGAGACTTCAGTGACATCACAAGAAAGCTGGCAGTGGCTTGTTTTTATGGTGGAACTCCCTATGGAGGTCAAA TTGAACGCATGCGGAATGGGATTGATATCCTGGTTGGGACTCCAGGTCGTATCAAAGACCACCTGCAGAATGGCAAGCTAGATCTCACCAAACTTAAGCATGTTGTCCTGGATGAAGTTGACCAGATGTTAGATATGGGGTTTGCTGATCAAGTGGAAGAGATTTTAAGTGTGGCATACAAGAAAG attcGGAAGACAATCCCCAAACATTGCTTTTTTCTGCAACCTGCCCTCATTGGGTATATAATGTTGCTAAGAAATACATGAGATCTACATATGAACAGGTGGACCTCATTGGTAAAAAGACTCAGAAAACGGCAATAACTGTGGAG CACCTGGCTATCAAGTGCCACTGGACTCAGAGGGCAGCAGTTATTGGGGATGTGATCCGAGTATATAGTGGTTTTCACGGGCGCACTATCATCTTCTGCGAGACCAAGAAAGAAGCCCAGGAGTTGTCACAGAATGTGTCCATAAAGCAG GATGCCCAGTCATTACATGGAGATATTcctcagaagcagagagaaatcaCTCTGAAAGGTTTTAGAAATGGTGATTTTGGAGTTTTGGTTGCAACCAATGTTGCTGCTCGTGGGTTAGACATCCCTGAGGTTGATCTGGTTGTACAGAGTTCTCCACCAAAG GATGTGGAATCCTACATTCATCGTTCTGGAAGGACGGGCAGAGCTGGAAGGACGGGGATTTGCATCTGCTTTTATCAGCACAAGGAAGAATATCAGTTAGCACAAGTGGAGCAAAAAGCG GGAATTAAATTTAAACGAATAGGTGTTCCTTCTGCAACGGAGATAATAAAAGCTTCCAGCAAAGATGCCATCAG gcttttggattctgtgcctcccactgCCATTGGTCACTTCAAGCAGTCAGCTGAGAAACTGATAGAGGAGAAGGGAGCCGTGGAAGCCTTAGCAGCAGCACTGGCCCATATTTCAGGTGCCACGTCAGTAGACCAGCGCTCTTTGATCAACTCAGATGCG GGCTTTGTGACCATGATCTTACGATGCTCGATTGAAATGCCAAACATTAGTTATGCTTGGAAAGAACTTAAAGAGCAGCTGGGCGAAGAAATTGATTCCAAAGTGAAGGGAATGGTTTTTCTCAAAGGAAAGCAG GGGGTTTGCTTTGATGTCCCTACTGCAGCAGTAACAGAGATACAG GAGAAATGGCATGATTCACGTCGCTGGCAGCTATCTGTGGCCACGGAGCAACCAGAGCTAGAAGGACCACGGGAAGGATATCGAGGCTTCAGGAGACAGCGGGAAGGCAGTCGAGGCTTCAGGGGACAGcgagaaggaaacagaagcttcAGGGGACAACGGGAAGGAAATCGAAGCTTCAGGGGACAGCGATCAGGAGGTGGCAACAAAAGTAACAGATTCCAAAACAAAGGCCAGAAGCGGAGTTTCAGTAAAGCATTTGGGCAGTAA